The Buteo buteo chromosome Z, bButBut1.hap1.1, whole genome shotgun sequence region GTCATGTCTTTTCTGGTAGTGTGCCGCAAGCCCTTTGCGGATAGGGTTGGTGTATGAACACAAAGCACATTTGAAGAGGTTGTTCTTGCCCTCTGGCTGTGCTCGGACGTTGTTATGTTTGATGCGGTAGTGCCTAGCTATCCCCTTCCGGGTGGAACAAAAGTATTTGCAGAGCTGACACCGGAAAACAGTGTGAGACACTAAATGAGAACTGGAGAAATGAGGTGCTGGCACAGAGACTTCTCCAACATCCTCAGCAGCAATTTCTGGGGAGGCCTTGATTTCAGTCACCATGTCTGGCTCCACTGATGCAGACACTTTTGGTGGTGACTGGGCAAAAACATCAAATTCAGGTTGATTGTGGTATTTCTCATAGtgaattttcagcttctcaagtgTTCCATGTGTGTAAGGGCAGAGTTTGCACCGATAAGCACCATAACCTTGCTTGAAAATCCTACTTGTCTCTTCCACGTCATTCTGAGCAATATCATTTGACTGCTCCACATCATGCACAAAGTCTTCAGCAGTGACCTTTACTGATGGGTGCCGTTTCTGGTAGTGTGTGAGAACGCCATGAATACGTGTATTAATGTATGGGCAATGCCTGCATTTATATACAGCCCCTGGATTAATGTCTATATCCTGAGCAAAGTCCGCAGCTTTCACCTTCATGCCAGGATGCTTTTTGCCATAATGTGTTAGGAGACCATGCAAGTTGTTGTACTCAGACTGGCAAACTGTACACTGATATGGAGTGGAGGAGATAGCAGGGTTTGCAGAAGCCAGCTGGACAGTTTTTTCCTGGGAAAGGCTGGGATCTTCTGCACACTCTGCATCCTGATCCATCTGTGATGTTGTTATCTGGTCCTCAGAATCCATCCTGGCCCCAGCTTCATCGGGCTGTGGGATGGATTTCTCAGCAGCATCTTTCTCCTTAATGATATCTAACAACACAGATTCATCTCCATTCATGGCCCAAGGGTGAAATGCTTGGTAGTGATTAGTAATATCCCAAATGGAAGATGCTTCAAAAATGCAGTCTCTGCATTTATAGGTCTTTATCTCTGTTGGCATCACtagggcaggaggggaaggatcGGGACCTGCCCAGAGTTTAGTTGCCATATATGTGTAGTCAACATAATGCTCGGGATGTCTCCTTTGGTAATGCACAAGCAAACCACTTGGCTCTGTGTGTGAATAAATGCACCATTCACAGTGATAACCAGCTTCTATCAAGCCATCCAGAAATGCCCATCTCAGAATGGATGTGACCGTGGCCTTCAGATTTGGATGGTCTTTCTTAATATGCTTCCTCAATGCATAGAAGTAAGGTGATGTGTAGCTACACTGCCTGCATTTGAGGGCTCTCAGCTTTGACTTGTCCCGTTCAGTGCTGGAGGTGTGAGCAGGCACGCTGCCAGTTGATTTCTTCTGGCTGCGATCACAAAGGCTTCTAATGGTGGCTGTATGCTGCCTAATCACATCTGCATTAGCTTTGAAGTCACGATGCTTCTTTTGATAATGAATGAGCACACCTTTCACAGTCCTATTTCCATAATCACAGTGTTGGCAGAAGAACATTTCATTCTCGGGAGGATTCACAGAGGTCTCAGATCCACCCCGGCTCAACTGCTGCATTGACACTGGTGGCCTCTGAATACCAGGTGGCAACTCACCAGCCCTCATCATTGCTGCGGTGGGGGGTGCCTGTCTGATATATTTGGCAGTGACCTTTATCTCTGGGTGCCTTTTCTGGTAGTGGACAAGCACTCCCACAACTGAGCGGTTGCTGTATGAACAGTGTTTGCAATAGTAGAGTTCAGTAGCAAGgtctgggggtggtgggggtggaggTTGAGAAGCCAAGTTGGACAATTTTGGGGAGACGGGTGTCCCCAACTCAAAAGACATCTgagccagggcagagccccTGTCAACCGAGACTACACGCATAGTCTTCTGAATTCTGAAATACGATGCTTTTTCTTCAGGGTGTTTTTTCTGGTAATGCACAAGAACCGAATGCATGTTAGGGCTTGCAAATGAACACACATCACAGTCATAAACAACCACAGTATTGACTGAAGGTTCCTTCTGATTTTCACATTCAGAACTAAAACTCTTGGCGGCACTTTTGTTAAAACCAGCTGGCACACCAGCCCCGCGAGCCACGGGGGTGGAGGTTGCCATAGTTTTTGGAGCAGAATTCAAGATCTCTCTCAGTGTCTGAGACTCTGTGTTCAGCCCTTCTTGCTGCTCAACAACGTAGCTTGAAAATATCATTGCATTGTTAATTTTCACTGTGGGATGCATTCTTTGGTAATGTGGCATCAGGCTTCTAACATTTGGGCTTGTATAAGAGCAGAAGCGGCAGCGGTAGATCAAATCAGAATGATCAAAGTTCAGTACATTCATAGCTTCAGGATGATGCTCTCCGTAATGCTGCTGCAGGTCTTCAAAATTTGTGTAGTCAATGTAACACTCAAGACACCGGTATACTGCACTGTGATCATTGGGATCCAGGATATACCTAAAGCTGAATTTAATATAAGGATGCATTCGCTGGTAGTGGGTGCTAACACTCCTGGCAGATTTGTTGCTGAAATCACAGTGTTTACAATAGTAAAGCCTGCCAGAGTCATTAAACTCTGAATTCTCATTGTTCTGATCAGTACCATACATGTTTGACTGGCTCCCCAGAACAGAGGCATTAGGGCTCTGATGGTCCTTCATGCTGACAGAAGAGTAATAATCTTCCTCATCTTCAGATAAAGTGAGCTCAATCTCTGCTCCATTGGTGGAATTGTAGTCATGCTGCATGCTTCTGAAGTTTGTCTCCTTCTGGGAATCATTAGCCTCTCTGCCCCACATTTGCTGGGGTGCATAAGAACTGGAAACCTCTATCATTGGTTCTGTTTGCTCTTCTTCTCTGTCTAACTCCACTTCTATCTCCACCTCAttgtcctcctcctcttcctcatcatCCTCTACATTAATCACAGCATcttcttgctgtttgttttggttgatTTTGCTCTGCAGGTTGCTCGCTATTTCATCAATTCTAGTTCTCTTTTTCACTGGAGAGAGATCAAGAGGGAAGTCATTTGACACCTTCCGAGGGGCTTTTGcaacaaagttattttttgaTGAGAGCCCAAGGATGGAGGTCTGGCTCTTCTTCACTGTGCTGGAAGAGGGGTGAGCATCTGCTTCACTCTCTTGTGGTACGTTTGATGGTGGTCCATCATATTTTGGCAAGTTGTCACAGAATGAATGCTTGTGCTGCTGATGAACTCTGAGGCCTTTCAAAGTTGTGGTGGAATAATTGCACATTGTGCACTTGTATGGATGCTGTGAATGGGGCTGGGGTgactgttgctgctgttgctgctgtggctgcacagGTTCCATCATCCCAGTCGACTTCCTGCCATTTATATTTCCGCTCTCGTAAGACACTGTGCTGTCATTCAAAGAGGCAATGCTTTCAGTCTGAGAGTTCATAGTGTCCCAGTCTGATGCTGTTCCTGTGTGACATTGTTTGTGGGCACCAAGCTTTAACGAACTCTTGCAGGTGAAAGGGCATTCATCACACTTGTACACAGCTGTCTTCCCAGACAGGTGAATGTTCTCAATGTGACGGGAAATGCTTCGGCGGTGCATTGTCAGGAAAGGGCAAAAAGGACACTGGAACCTGTTCATATACCTTCTAAAGGGAATTCCCTTTGTTTCCAGTAGTTTGTTGCCATCAGATCCcatcagctgctctgcagacatTCCTGAGGTCTGGTGATCCATGGAGTTCAAGCCATTCTCGCTGTCCATTTCATTTAGCTCTTCATCTGAGCTGGAGTCGTTTAGCATACTGCTTGTTTCCAGGTCAGCAGAAGAATTCGTCATATCAGCAATTCCATAGCGGGATCTGTCAGACAAATTAACCATGCCCGAGTTGTGAGGTGACTTAGGCTTCATTTGAGGGTaagacacagaagaaaacttGGAAGATGTGGAAGAGTTGGGCCTGATAAGGGAATTGCCTACAGAGCTCCTGAAGTTTGAGACATTAGCATTCGACATCTCACGTCCTGTTGTATTCATGGATATATAATTGGAGTTTGGAGAGGGATTCTGGGCAGTTTTACTCTGTACATCAGGTGCACCGGTTCCGTCTTGTTGCTGCCTCAGGCTTGACAGTATTTTTACCATGCTGCGGTGCTTCTTCATCATGTGGTCACACCAGCGCTCCCTTCGAGGTGTCTGGTAGCTGCACCATTCACAGCAAAAGTTGCCCCTAGACTTTGTCAGGGGCTTGACCATGGATTCCAAAATGCTCCGCTCTACCACTTCTGCAGGCAGTTCCTTGCAGGGCTCCTGCACTGGCACAGAAGCAGATGTTGATTCAGACATAGCAGTGGCAGCAGTAGGAGGAGTTGAACTCTCTTTCAGGTTGTTTTTGTGATACATTTTCTGGTGCTTAATAATCCTTGCACGCCTGGGTGACTTGTAGGTGCAGAACTGGCAACTGAAAACTTTGCCAAACCCTTCATGCATCATGATGTTGTAATTTAAGGAACCAGCAGTTGGTGGCCCCACTGAGCTCCCCCCAGCCTGTGCTCCATGAACCTTCCTTGTGTGCTCTATGAGGAGGTTTTTGGAACGGAAGTAACGCACACAGAACTTGCACTGGAAAAACTTGTTGGTTGGTTTAGGATTTGGAGCCATGTGCTGACCATAGAAAGTCTGGCTCTGGCTATAGTAACTTCCAGTCCCCATCTGACTTGTTGCATTTTGCCCTAAAATGAGAATTAAGGtgtatatgtaaataaataaaatgaaataaagaggcttttttcctccaccCACCCTGTATGCGTAAGAATGCAACCACATCCTGAATAGATAATAATCACATCAGGATTCCCTCATTTATTTATGGTGAGACCTACATATCTGGCAATGGTCAGAAAAATGACCATTATGCACAATTTCTCCATATATGTGACTGTGGTATACAGTTTGGGATAGGTAATTTCCAAAATAATcttcttgaggaaaaaagaaagctagtACACTAATAAACTTGAAAATTTTAAGGTGGTTCATGGTAGCAAAGAACAACCATGAAAATCTGAAAACCCAAAAGCAATATGAAGAACTACATGAAAAGCAGCTGGGAAATAAAACCATCCTTTATGCTTGCATGTACACAAAAAGCCGTGGTCAGAACCAATACGGCTGAAGCTAGACATCTGCTTTGCTGACACAGCAATAAAGATAATGCGagttttttaaatcacattaaaaGTAGAAActaaaacacactgaaataagCCACATGTAAAATAGGGCGTTAAGAGTTGAGATTAATCCAGTTGCGATTTACCTGCTATTTCATCAGCAATTGTAAATTCATCCTTTACAGACGAAAATTCAACCTCGGTCTGGTTGCTAGCATTCATGGAACCAGACCTTGGCTGGCTAGGACTTTCCTCAGAGACATCAGttggctgcagaaaagcagtgtgAACATCCTGAATGTGAGCTTTTAGGTCTTCATAAGATGGAGCTCGAAAATCACACCCATCACACTGCAGCACCTCCATGGTTCAGGGATGATCTTTTACATTAGGAAACTCTGCAAGAAAAACaggtgaaggagagaaaaaaaagatgttttacagTTAATGCCATTGTAACAGATCCTGAAAACAGGTAATACCAAGCTTATGATGACTTAGTCATTTCCAGAGATTCCACAAATACTGCGGCATAAAAGTCAGTCTTTGCTTATCACATTAAGAGGCATCAATTCAGATTCACATAAAGTCCTATCTAGGTAGCTCACAAGTTGCTGACTCAACTCTACAAAGTCAACTTTCTGACAAGTGACTATTGATTCAATGGACTTTGTCCTCATGGCTTTACCATTACACATGATAGGCCTGTTGCTCAGAAGTTTGCTTGTTCAAAGACTGCAACCCATATGCTAGAGAAACAGTACATTACTCCCAGTCTTGCACTGAAATTCACAATCGGAAGACAGTGGCTTCGAACCTTCCTGGAAGTTGCCAAGTCCTGTCTAATTCACTACCATAGATGAAAAGCCTTCACAGGAAGAAACTTGCCTTTCTTCTCAACATCCTATCAGTCCTGACGTTGACGGAAACCTAGATGTAACTACAATGTGAGATGCAGCTATATGAACCCCAGGCAGAATGCTTTGCTCTGCCCTACTTCCACCAAGCTTTGTAAGGGCATCTCTGTTCTTTGATAAAATGTTTACAGTTTCATTTTAGTCTATTCTGGGGACATGACCTTTGTGTGTTAGCAGGCTGGGGGCTGGagagagctggagaagaaaaggacagCAACAGGAATAGGAATACTGAAAATGGAAACAGGAGTTACAAAGACTCATGACTTCCTCCATTTATGCAAAAGCCCTGCATACCTTGAAGTacaaagcaatataaaaaagGGTAACATGAAGCATGGTGGTTCAGCTTGTGACCAATTAATCCCGCAATGCAGTTGTATGTTTACACACCATCATGAAGGAGAAGAGATACAATGCACAAGCAGGACAAAGACTTAGACCCTCCTACCCTATGCAGTACCTGGGCACAAAAGCAACCTTCCAATGTTAACACAGGAATTACTTCTTTAAGCATCCATGTGTTGCACTGGGAAAGGATGATAAACAGAGCATTTCACAAGGGCAGcccaaagcactgaaaattcCATGTGTTTATTGTATGTAGGGTATGAACCTACTTCCACAGTGAGGAGAAGGCTCCAAAAATTAGGGCACAGAAACAAGTGAGGGTAATGCATCGGGATTTTATATGAAATAATGCTTCTTCTGATAGCCTGCTAAAATAAACTTCTAGCAAGTCAAATTCTGGACAGCCTAAGCACAGAGGCTCTCCACATATTTACCTACATTACTGTGCAGGCTGCACTGtgtcctttctctccccccactCTCCCCCACCACCAATAAAGAAAATGAACGCTGCACCAGCTTCTTTTCAGCTAACAAAGTTACAATAATCGAGATACTCAAGCTTTTATGTGCAAGCACCAGACCAAATTGTGTGGAAGAGGTTGCTATCTGCTCTGGATCAAATTACAGCAGTGAGTGAAGCCCCACCCCACGTCTCCTTTAGCACAGTCCATTAGacctgaaaacaaatttttccATGGAGCAGACGACTCCTGCATTTAGAGCActtcacagaaaagcagatcaTCCAGTTTTCACTACCCATCCCCCAAGCTTAGTCCTTTCATCTCAGCCAAACaagccacagctctgctgaatgTGTTTA contains the following coding sequences:
- the ZNF462 gene encoding zinc finger protein 462 isoform X4, with product MEVLQCDGCDFRAPSYEDLKAHIQDVHTAFLQPTDVSEESPSQPRSGSMNASNQTEVEFSSVKDEFTIADEIAGQNATSQMGTGSYYSQSQTFYGQHMAPNPKPTNKFFQCKFCVRYFRSKNLLIEHTRKVHGAQAGGSSVGPPTAGSLNYNIMMHEGFGKVFSCQFCTYKSPRRARIIKHQKMYHKNNLKESSTPPTAATAMSESTSASVPVQEPCKELPAEVVERSILESMVKPLTKSRGNFCCEWCSYQTPRRERWCDHMMKKHRSMVKILSSLRQQQDGTGAPDVQSKTAQNPSPNSNYISMNTTGREMSNANVSNFRSSVGNSLIRPNSSTSSKFSSVSYPQMKPKSPHNSGMVNLSDRSRYGIADMTNSSADLETSSMLNDSSSDEELNEMDSENGLNSMDHQTSGMSAEQLMGSDGNKLLETKGIPFRRYMNRFQCPFCPFLTMHRRSISRHIENIHLSGKTAVYKCDECPFTCKSSLKLGAHKQCHTGTASDWDTMNSQTESIASLNDSTVSYESGNINGRKSTGMMEPVQPQQQQQQQSPQPHSQHPYKCTMCNYSTTTLKGLRVHQQHKHSFCDNLPKYDGPPSNVPQESEADAHPSSSTVKKSQTSILGLSSKNNFVAKAPRKVSNDFPLDLSPVKKRTRIDEIASNLQSKINQNKQQEDAVINVEDDEEEEEDNEVEIEVELDREEEQTEPMIEVSSSYAPQQMWGREANDSQKETNFRSMQHDYNSTNGAEIELTLSEDEEDYYSSVSMKDHQSPNASVLGSQSNMYGTDQNNENSEFNDSGRLYYCKHCDFSNKSARSVSTHYQRMHPYIKFSFRYILDPNDHSAVYRCLECYIDYTNFEDLQQHYGEHHPEAMNVLNFDHSDLIYRCRFCSYTSPNVRSLMPHYQRMHPTVKINNAMIFSSYVVEQQEGLNTESQTLREILNSAPKTMATSTPVARGAGVPAGFNKSAAKSFSSECENQKEPSVNTVVVYDCDVCSFASPNMHSVLVHYQKKHPEEKASYFRIQKTMRVVSVDRGSALAQMSFELGTPVSPKLSNLASQPPPPPPPDLATELYYCKHCSYSNRSVVGVLVHYQKRHPEIKVTAKYIRQAPPTAAMMRAGELPPGIQRPPVSMQQLSRGGSETSVNPPENEMFFCQHCDYGNRTVKGVLIHYQKKHRDFKANADVIRQHTATIRSLCDRSQKKSTGSVPAHTSSTERDKSKLRALKCRQCSYTSPYFYALRKHIKKDHPNLKATVTSILRWAFLDGLIEAGYHCEWCIYSHTEPSGLLVHYQRRHPEHYVDYTYMATKLWAGPDPSPPALVMPTEIKTYKCRDCIFEASSIWDITNHYQAFHPWAMNGDESVLLDIIKEKDAAEKSIPQPDEAGARMDSEDQITTSQMDQDAECAEDPSLSQEKTVQLASANPAISSTPYQCTVCQSEYNNLHGLLTHYGKKHPGMKVKAADFAQDIDINPGAVYKCRHCPYINTRIHGVLTHYQKRHPSVKVTAEDFVHDVEQSNDIAQNDVEETSRIFKQGYGAYRCKLCPYTHGTLEKLKIHYEKYHNQPEFDVFAQSPPKVSASVEPDMVTEIKASPEIAAEDVGEVSVPAPHFSSSHLVSHTVFRCQLCKYFCSTRKGIARHYRIKHNNVRAQPEGKNNLFKCALCSYTNPIRKGLAAHYQKRHDIDAYYTHCLAASRTVSDKPNKVIIPSPPKDDTPQLSEELRRAVEKKKCSLCSFQSFSKKGIVSHYMKRHPGVFPKKQHASKLGGYFTAVYADEHEKPTAAEERNDFEKPEVETEAQEIEWLPFRCIKCFKLSFSTAELLCMHYTDHHSKDLKRDFTILGSGTRSQNPVYQCKHCDTKLHSTAELTAHLNGHNEEFQKRAKRQERRKQLLSKQKYADGAFADFKQERAFGHLEDVSKLKERKVVGYKCKFCVEVHPTLRAICNHLRKHVQYGNVSSVSATVKGLRSHERSHLALAMFTREDKYSCQYCSFVSAFRHNLDRHMQTHHGHHKPFRCKLCPFKSSYNSRLKTHILKAHAGDSGKRIVDCILVLVDSYTGFHIKTKH